The genomic window GCTGCCGCCAAGCTCGCAGTATCTGTCAAATATCTCAAAATAGCCCTCGTCATTGTCCTGTCTGTCGATGTTTGCCGTGCCGAGGACGAGCCCGGGCATCTCGATAGAGTAATCGTCATTCTTTAAGGTGTACTTTAACATTTGTCTTCCCCTCGAAGTATTCATTATTTATTATAACTATATTTTCTAATAGTATGATTATATTATATTGTATCATATTTTTCTAATGATAGTAATAAATTTTTTGTAAACAAATATATTTTGTGAAAAAGCACTTGACAAGTCGGGAAAAATGTTATATAATACATAAATGTAAAGTATGATAGCTTTACAGCTTGTAAAAAATTTGTCGTTTACTTATGTAAGGCGGTGTGCTTATGTCAAAAAATCTTGAATACGGTATACTGCTTGATGTTTACGGCTGTCTGCTGACGGATAAGCAGCTCGAAATGATGGAGCTTTATTATAATGAAGACCTTTCGCTCTCCGAGATAGGTGAGCAGTTCGGTATTTCGAGGCAGGGCGTTCATGACAGTATAAAGCGCTCTGAGCAGGCTCTTGATGAATTCGAGTCAAAGCTCGGTATCCTTAAAGCAAGGCAGGAGGAGATAAATGCGCTCCTCAGTGTCAAGAGCGATGCGCTCGAAGCACTGGAGCAGTGCAGGAAGGTGTCCTTCGGCAAGAATATAGCAGATAAAGTGATAAATACGCTTGAAAATATAGATTCCCGCCTGGCAGAGCTCGGTGAGGAGCAGGAATAGAGGGGGTAAGCACATGGCATTTGAAGGTCTTTCGGATAAGCTCGGTAAAGTATTCAAGGGCTTGAAAAACAGAGGTAAGCTCTCAGAGGCTGATGTAAAGGCAGCTATGCGAGAGGTAAGGCTCGCACTGCTCGAAGCAGATGTAAGCTATAAGGTCGTTAAGGACTTTATAAATAAAGTAACAGAGCGCAGTATCGGTGAAGAGGTTCTTAAGAGCCTGACCCCCGGCCAGCAGGTGATAAAGATAGTTAATGAGGAGCTCATAAGCCTCATGGGCGAGTCGAACTCCAAGATAAACTTCCCCAATAAGCCGCCTTGTATCATCATGATGTGCGGTCTCCAGGGCTGCGGTAAGACTACACACTCTGCAAAGCTCGCAAAGTATTTCAAGGCACAGGGCAAAAGGCCGCTGCTTATCGCTGCCGACGTTTACAGACCTGCTGCTATCGAGCAGTTAAAGGTAGTCGGCGAGAGAGCTGATGTTGCAGTTTTCGAGATGGGTCAGATCGACCCCCGCAAGATAGTAAAAGAAGGTATCAGGCACGCCAAGGATTACGGCAATGACCTTGTTATCATAGATACAGCAGGCCGTCTGCATATAGACGAGGAGCTCATGCAGGAGCTCAAGGACATAAAGGCTATAGCTGAGCCTAACGAGATAATGCTCGTTGTCGATGCTATGACCGGTCAGGACGCTGTAAACGTTGCGGCTGCATTTGACGGTGCGCTCGGTATCGACAGCGTTATCTTGACAAAGCTCGACTCTGACACCCGTGGCGGTGCTGCACTGTCTGTACTTTCAGTTACAGGTAAGCCTATCAAGTTCGTCGGTATGGGCGAAAAGCTCGACGAGTTCGAGCCCTTCCACCCCGAGAGAATGGCTTCCCGTATCCTCGGTATGGGCGATATGCTCACACTTATCGAGAAGGCAACAGCATCTGTTGACGAGGAGGAGGCTAAGAAGCTCGCAGATAAGATGGCTTCCGAGGGCTTTGACCTTAATGACCTGCTCGAACAGATGAAGACTCTGCAGAAGATAGGCAACGTCAAGAGCATTATCAGAATGCTCCCCGGCGCTAATAAGATAAACGATGAGCAGATGGAGCAGGGCGAAAAGGCGCTGCGCAAGACCGAGGCTATGATAAATTCCATGACCAAGGCCGAGAGAAGAAAGCCCTCTATCATCGACCCTAAGAGAAAAAGACGTATCGCTGCCGGCTCAGGCACTGAGGTGGCTGATGTAAACCAGCTGCTTAAGCAGTATGAGCAGATGAAGAAGATGATGAAGCAGTTCGGCATAGGCGGTAATCTGCACGGCAAGAAGCAGCGCAAGGCAAGAGCCAACCTGCTTAAAGGCCTTGGCGGCAACGGCATGAACTAAAGCATTACCTATGGTATTTTCGCTTGTGCGATGATATACAACAAATATATTATGGAGGTGAAAGAAAAATGGCAGTAAAGATCAGACTGAGAAGACTCGGTGCTAAGAAGAAGCCCTTCTACCGTGTTGTTGTTGCTGATTCCAGATACCCCAGAGACGGTAGATTTATCGAGGAGATCGGCTACTATGATGCTACTAAGGAGCCTTCCGTTATCAACATCGATCAGGAGAAGGCTAAGAGCTGGATAGCTAACGGCGCACAGCCCACAGAGACAGTAAAGGCTCTCCTTAAGAGGATCGAGAAGTAATTATCGTGTGATGTAATATAAAGGCGGCGTACATATATAATGTACGTTTGCCTGATGATTACAGCTTACCGGGGCTTACGGCACTTATCCTGCAAGATGCGCTGTAGGCTTTTTATTTTTCAGGAAAAAGAGGTAAATTAAATGAAAGAATTACTCGAAGCAATAGTAAGCGAGCTTGTTGAAGACAAGAGCGCTATCGTTATCACTGAGGACGACCCCGATGAGGAGGGCGTAATAACCTTCCACCTGCACGTTGCCGAGCCTGATATGGGCAGAGTTATCGGCAAGCAGGGCAGGATAGCAAAGGCTATCAGAACTGTTATGCGTGCATCGGCATCCCGCCAGGATCAGAAGATAATGGTCGAGATAGACTGATATAATAAAAAATACCCTTTATACAGCTTTTATCGGCTGTATAAAGGGGTTTTTTGTTTGTATTCAAACAAAATGACTTGTTTTTCATCATTATTGCCGTTTTCAAAGCTGTGCAAATGTGGTGAGATGCAGTTTTTTGATAAGATTTTTTTACCATTCTATGCTAAGTATAACTAAAGCGGAATCGTTTCCGAAAAATCCGGTAGCATTGATTTTTCCGATAGGTGTATTTTCCCAGCAGCAACTAAGATCTGTAGCATTGCTTGTTATTGCTTTGAGTACATCCTTTGTTATAGTATCACCCTCATTCCAGGAATAAACCTCGGGCTCATAATATATTCCGCTATTTGTCGCTTTAGGCTCTCCATATATGTCAATAAGTGCAGTTACTATTTCGTAGTAGTTGTCGGCAGAGATCTTTTCCATTGCCCGAATTCCGTCGTAGTCATCACCTTCGAGAGTACTTGCGAAAATATTTGTCATTTCCGGTTTGCTGGGTGAAAATTCGTATTTATAAGTTTTTCCGTAAAAATTGCCCGTGTTGCCGTTAGCTTTGCTGTATTGATCAAAGCTGTAAGAAAAAGATAATCCATTTGCCGATTCACCATATCCTATACTTGAAAGCTCACGTCCGAATAATAGCGGTACGGTATCATTGTTTTCGGTGTAGTGAAAGGGAATTGAAAAGTATTTTTGTTGAGTTATGTATGAATCCGTTTCTGATGTCGGATAGTTTGATAAAGTATTGTTTTCCAAAAGCTCGTCAAAGAGGGCGGATCCGGAGTCGGGTTCAAACAGGAAATTCTTGAATGCCGATTCAAGATAACTCTTTCCGCCTTCATAATCTGTGGCTTTAAGATTATTAACTATCTCCTCTAATTCCTTCATTCCAAGTTCCTTTTCAAATGCCGACACGCCGGAGACAGATGTGTCATTTTGTGATTCTTCTGTCATAGTTTCGGAACTGCTGTCTGTCACAGCATCGGTTGTTCCCTCATCTGTTGATGAAGAACTGCTCTCGCTCTCCACCACCGAGCTTGAATCCGCCTTGTCTTTCTTTGACTTGCTCTTGCTGCTGCCCTCGCTGTCACCGCAGGCGGTGAGTGCAAGCATTGCCGCTGCTGCAAGAAAGCTTATTAGTCTTTTCTTGTTCATATTGTTTTCCTCCAATCATAACATATATGAACTAGTATAGTTTATATGTATATATATACTGTTAAGAAATGATGAACGCGCCGTAAATCCACAAAATGTAAGCTCATACAGCAAAAAAAGAACCTCCCAAAGGGAGGCTCTTAAAGCAAATGCTTTTTAATAATAACTAACCGCCTTGCCGCCGCACGAGAAAAGAAAACCCGCACATATGCAGGTGGGTGCCAGCCCAACAGGTTCACGCTCCCTTCGTCCGTAGCCGTGATCAGCCCAAAGGGCGGTCATGGTCGGGAGGTCTGCAATCCGCTGCCGGAGATAACCCAGCTCCCTATTAAGAAGTGTTGGATCATAATGCCCGTGCTTTATCGGACAAGGCAGAAAGAAATCAACTTTTCTTTACTGATATCAGTATACCACATTACAAGCAAAAATGCAATATGTATTTAATACAAATAGATGTTCCAAAATTTGTACATTTCACTAAAATCAAGCTGTTTTGGGGAATGGGGGAGGTTATTCGTCCTCATCGTCGTAGTCAAACATTTCCTCCAGCTTCTTCATGAACACCGCACCGACTCTGTCGTATTCCTCATCGTCGTCGATAGTCACCATTATCTCTTCCTCGTCGGTGTATTCGCTCTTTAAGATTATAACAGCGCCGCTGTCCTCCAGCTGCTCCTGCCCGTCTTCATAATAAGGTGTAAGTGCATAGTATGTCTCGCCCTCGAATTCCATTGAATCGAGCAGCTCGAACATCTGCTCCTTGCCGTCCTCATCTGTAAGCGAATAAAGATCAGGTCTGTATTCCTCGCTCATAGCCTCAGCCTCCTTAAGTCAAAACAAGCAGCGCCCAAAAAACCTTTAAGCACTGCAACACTATAATTATACTACAATAACAAACAAAAGTCAAGCGCCTTTTTGTAAAGGTAATGTTAAATAAAAAAGTTGAAAAAAATTCAAAAAAACTATTGACAAACACCAAAAAGTGTGCTATACTGTATTCAAGGAAAGAGGAAAGGGGCTAAACGAAAGGGGCAGCTCGATACAGACCGCTGGTAAGAGGCCGGGTCGATAAGCTGCAGATCGTGGTCAGATGCCCAAGAGGTCATAGCAATGATCTCCGGAAACGTATATTTCCCTTCCTTATCTAAAGTGGTTCGGAATCAGGCCGGTGGTGGAAGTGAGTCCACTTAATTTGAAAAGTCTGCCACGGTCCCGTTAACATACTTTAAATCTACTGAAAGGAGCTTGAGCCCATGGACAATTTAGAACCAAAGAGCATCCGAAGGCTCGGCGACACAGGACTTGTTTAAAGTGGGGCATAAAGACCCGGGTTTATAGACCGGCTGGCCCAAGTGAATGATAAGAATTTAAGTCTGTCGCCGATACCTTCACAGCTTTCCCACCAATCGTTTATGATGCGGGGTGCTCGAAGTATCAGCGATATTTTTATATCCTTTTTACAACTGAATATTTGAAACTTTTATATAAGGAGTTGGTTTTTATATGATCAGCTTAACGAGGTTTCAGAAAACATTTTAGAATGGAGTGAGTCCCATGTACGACTTAAGTGAGGTTTCGCATAATCTATAGAAATAGGTGAATCCAATGGAACTTTAGTCAGCTCACAGTTTGATCTGAGTCTTCAGACTTGGATCCGGTGTGATAAAATTTAATAAGAATTTCTAAGCGAACCTTTTGAAGGGAGTGGTGGATATGAGTAGTATGATTGTCCACAGGATTTCTCTGAATATCTGAAAGTTAGGGGTGATTCCGCCGAGAAATTCAGCTTGGCGCCTGGAATGACGGGGCGCATAGGATCTAAATTTACACGAAAGGTTTGAGTCCAATGGCATAGCAATTTGGCTTTTAACAATGACCAAATACTTTAAGAAAGGGTTGTTTCCGATGGCTTGACGTAAACGCAGGCTGATGATTTTAAATACGACGAAAGGAAACTATTCCAATGGCTATGTAAATTTTTTCTCGACTAAATTATTATCAAGTAGGAGTGGTGCATATGTTACGGTTTAAATGCACATTAACGAATATCTGAAAGATTGGAGTGAGTCCACCCGAAAGTTTAGTCAGGTGCTAAATGCGGCACAGGAAAATTTGTAAATTCGAGGCAGGCCTTAATTATCTGGTGCCTGCCTCTTTTAATTGCCTTTCACGGCCTTTGATGTGAGTCTGTAAGACCGTGAGTGGCCGCTTTGCTTAACTTTTAACACAGTGTGCGCCTTCGCATATAATGTTCTTACAGGCACGGCCCTGCGAGGATATAGCGATGAAAGTGTTTATCAGTGAGCAGTATTTTCGGCGGCCGCCTGATAATATAAATATCAGCCCGGGGTCTGACCTCGGGCTTTGGTTTTTTTATGAGTTTTTGTTCTTTGCGTTTTCGAGCTTTATCTCACGGCGTATCCTGTCGGCTACTATGAATATGAACTCTGAATTTGTCGGGCTGCTCTCTAAAAGCGTTGAATGAACGCCGAAGTATTTCACCTTTATCTCGGGCGATACCTTCTTCCAGCTGCGGCCTATCGCCGTCCTTACACCACGCTCGATGCAGGAGGGCTTTGCACCGTGTATCTTTGCTACCTTCGGGTAAACAGTCTTTGATATTCTTCTTACCATGTCCGGCTCGCTTATAAGAAGGATAAGTATGCTCCTGAGATATCTGTAGCCGCAGTAGTTGGGCGTTATGCCAAGCTCGCATAAAGCGTAGCTCACCCTCTCGTATAGCTCGCTCTCGTAGCTTATCCTGTGCCCCATGCTGGTGCCCAGCATCTTTTCAAGCGAGTTTATCACGGCCTCAGCATTAGCATCTGCCGGTAAAACTGCATCAGCACCGGTGCTTAAGTACCTGTCTCTCTCGCTGCCGCTGCCGTGCGCTAAGACTATAACCTTAGCCCCCGTGCTGCATTTCTTCGTCTGCTCTATATAGTGTATAGTTTCTTTTACTGTCAGCTGCTCGTCAATGACTGCTGCGTCCGGCTTGAACGTTACGTCCGCCTTATATATCTCGTCTGCGTGCGGGTCGGTGCATTTCACACGCTGGCCGGACATCGCAAGACGGTCTGTCAGTTCATTTTTCGTTAAAGTTTTTGTCGGCAAAAGAAATTTGTAGCTTTGCATTTTACTTCTTACTTCCTCTCGTAACTTGAAATTTTGCGAAAGGTATTATATCACAAAATTTGCCTTTTGAAAAGTGTTTTTCTGAAAAATCGGATTTGTGTTAAAAAATCGGCGGCGCTGTTTGTCGAAATATCAGCTACTTTTTATTTCTGCCGAAAGTATTCTTTGAAAATGTGATGTGCAAAAGCTGTGTAAAAGAATTCATAAAATAGTTATTGACAAACGGGGAATTATGTAATATAATATTTGTGTTATATCAAAAAGGCATTGACGGAGATAGTAGGCGTGTAAAATAAAGCCTCAGCGAGCTGCGGAGAGTGTGAGCGCAGCGCAAGTAGTTGCACGGTGAAGATCACTCCCGAGCTGCAGCCCGAAAGGTGACGAGTAGGCGCTGTCGTATTCCCTGCGTTAAGGGGTGGCATATGATGGTATGTGAAATGGTGGTAATAAGCGTAAGTTTTCCTTGCGTCCGTTTTCGGGCGTGGGGTTTTTATTTTGTAGAAGGAGTGTGTTGTAAGTGTACAGAAAGGTCGAGAACAATCTTAACTTCGTGCAGAGAGAAAAGCAGATAGAGCAGCTGTGGAAGGATAAGGATATCTTCAATAAGAGCATGGATACAAG from Ruminococcus sp. NK3A76 includes these protein-coding regions:
- the rpsP gene encoding 30S ribosomal protein S16 → MAVKIRLRRLGAKKKPFYRVVVADSRYPRDGRFIEEIGYYDATKEPSVINIDQEKAKSWIANGAQPTETVKALLKRIEK
- the ffh gene encoding signal recognition particle protein; protein product: MAFEGLSDKLGKVFKGLKNRGKLSEADVKAAMREVRLALLEADVSYKVVKDFINKVTERSIGEEVLKSLTPGQQVIKIVNEELISLMGESNSKINFPNKPPCIIMMCGLQGCGKTTHSAKLAKYFKAQGKRPLLIAADVYRPAAIEQLKVVGERADVAVFEMGQIDPRKIVKEGIRHAKDYGNDLVIIDTAGRLHIDEELMQELKDIKAIAEPNEIMLVVDAMTGQDAVNVAAAFDGALGIDSVILTKLDSDTRGGAALSVLSVTGKPIKFVGMGEKLDEFEPFHPERMASRILGMGDMLTLIEKATASVDEEEAKKLADKMASEGFDLNDLLEQMKTLQKIGNVKSIIRMLPGANKINDEQMEQGEKALRKTEAMINSMTKAERRKPSIIDPKRKRRIAAGSGTEVADVNQLLKQYEQMKKMMKQFGIGGNLHGKKQRKARANLLKGLGGNGMN
- the ylxM gene encoding YlxM family DNA-binding protein, coding for MSKNLEYGILLDVYGCLLTDKQLEMMELYYNEDLSLSEIGEQFGISRQGVHDSIKRSEQALDEFESKLGILKARQEEINALLSVKSDALEALEQCRKVSFGKNIADKVINTLENIDSRLAELGEEQE
- a CDS encoding DUF1292 domain-containing protein, which codes for MSEEYRPDLYSLTDEDGKEQMFELLDSMEFEGETYYALTPYYEDGQEQLEDSGAVIILKSEYTDEEEIMVTIDDDEEYDRVGAVFMKKLEEMFDYDDEDE
- a CDS encoding sporulation initiation factor Spo0A C-terminal domain-containing protein codes for the protein MQSYKFLLPTKTLTKNELTDRLAMSGQRVKCTDPHADEIYKADVTFKPDAAVIDEQLTVKETIHYIEQTKKCSTGAKVIVLAHGSGSERDRYLSTGADAVLPADANAEAVINSLEKMLGTSMGHRISYESELYERVSYALCELGITPNYCGYRYLRSILILLISEPDMVRRISKTVYPKVAKIHGAKPSCIERGVRTAIGRSWKKVSPEIKVKYFGVHSTLLESSPTNSEFIFIVADRIRREIKLENAKNKNS
- a CDS encoding KH domain-containing protein: MKELLEAIVSELVEDKSAIVITEDDPDEEGVITFHLHVAEPDMGRVIGKQGRIAKAIRTVMRASASRQDQKIMVEID